One Paraburkholderia agricolaris genomic region harbors:
- a CDS encoding ATP-binding protein produces MRNPLNTLFGRMALLSTTVLFAIQAGWFVLVVMQPPRHEIDGFARGILLVLQAINGEPMKGAALAPAMRVHLVPTWNMPSSVHLHTPSAHPLVELSRHLRENLPPGTQIAVDDLHPPQLWVLLPGKSNWVVVPVDVPPRPRFLIESISMLAAALILSLFAVWQMQRPLSRVADAARAFGSGGRPEPVTVQGPRELRDLIGSFNDMMRRLNEAGDDQAVMLAGVAHDLKAPLTRLKLRASVLVAESERAGLIRDVDSLTNIVQQFLEFAGQSADAGPPVEVDEFLREQFSASDSTETPLFTLDLRAGSSFALPRTLLDRLVTNLVDNALEHGSPPVDIATARNDRHWIISVRDHGPGIPDDRVAAAMKPFVRLDAARGGEGHCGLGLAIVARLAHDRGGRCQVGNHAQGGLEVRIELPVAPAQS; encoded by the coding sequence ATGAGAAACCCGCTGAACACACTGTTCGGCAGAATGGCGTTGCTGTCGACAACGGTGTTGTTCGCGATTCAGGCCGGCTGGTTCGTGCTGGTGGTGATGCAGCCGCCGCGTCACGAAATCGACGGCTTCGCGCGCGGCATTCTGCTGGTGCTGCAAGCCATCAACGGCGAGCCGATGAAGGGCGCCGCGCTTGCGCCCGCCATGCGCGTGCATCTCGTGCCCACCTGGAACATGCCGTCGAGCGTCCATCTGCACACGCCCTCCGCCCATCCGCTGGTCGAACTGAGCCGGCATTTGCGCGAGAACCTGCCGCCCGGCACGCAGATCGCCGTCGACGACTTGCATCCGCCGCAGTTATGGGTACTGCTCCCCGGCAAGTCCAACTGGGTTGTCGTGCCGGTGGACGTCCCCCCGCGCCCGCGCTTCCTGATCGAATCCATCTCGATGCTGGCGGCCGCGCTGATCCTCTCGCTGTTCGCGGTCTGGCAGATGCAGCGGCCGTTGTCGCGCGTGGCCGACGCGGCCCGAGCATTCGGTTCGGGCGGCCGGCCAGAACCCGTGACGGTGCAAGGCCCGCGCGAGTTGCGCGATCTGATCGGCTCCTTCAACGACATGATGCGGCGCCTGAATGAGGCCGGCGACGACCAGGCGGTAATGCTGGCCGGCGTCGCCCACGATCTGAAAGCACCGCTGACGCGGCTGAAGTTGCGCGCGAGCGTACTGGTCGCGGAAAGCGAGCGGGCCGGCCTGATCCGTGACGTCGATTCGCTGACCAACATCGTCCAGCAGTTTCTGGAGTTTGCCGGCCAGTCCGCTGATGCGGGGCCGCCGGTCGAAGTCGACGAATTCCTGCGGGAACAGTTTTCCGCCAGCGACAGTACCGAGACACCGCTGTTCACGCTCGATCTGCGCGCCGGTTCGTCGTTCGCGTTGCCGCGCACCCTGCTCGACCGGCTGGTCACGAATCTCGTCGACAACGCGCTCGAGCACGGCTCACCGCCGGTGGACATCGCCACGGCGCGCAACGACCGGCATTGGATCATCAGCGTGCGCGACCACGGCCCGGGCATTCCCGACGACCGTGTCGCGGCGGCGATGAAACCGTTTGTACGGCTCGATGCCGCGCGCGGCGGCGAAGGCCATTGCGGTCTGGGTCTCGCGATCGTCGCACGGCTTGCGCACGATCGCGGCGGGCGCTGTCAGGTAGGCAATCATGCGCAAGGCGGGCTGGAGGTACGGATCGAATTGCCGGTTGCGCCGGCACAGTCATGA
- a CDS encoding D-amino acid dehydrogenase: MKTIVLGGGVIGVATAFYLRQQGCEVTVIEREPDVALSTSFGNAGVIAPGYVTPWAAPGMPAKIFKYLFKPASPLIFRPTLDPAQWRWIMRWLRECDLERFRVNKQRMQRIAYYSRECLHEFRTRHPFDYGRSQGYLQLFRSEYDVELAQPALAVLRDAGIAYREVSAAQCVEIEPGLRWARQTPLSGLYLPNDEAGDCARFTRELRAICERNGVRFRFDTRVSSLDMRGGAVHAVNLESERGSETLQADAVVVALGVDSATLLAPLGVKVPLYPVKGYSATLPITDEEKAPLAALMDESLKTAITRFGNNLRVAGTAELGNRQITLREQALQTLMKVLSDWFPHAANPTSAHFWVGRRPMTPDGAPLLGPSGVNNLWLNVGHGSTGWAMSMGSGRVVADLITQHKPEIDLDGLTLNRYRK; this comes from the coding sequence ATGAAAACGATTGTTCTGGGCGGCGGCGTGATCGGCGTCGCCACCGCGTTTTATCTGCGCCAGCAAGGCTGCGAGGTCACCGTGATCGAGCGCGAGCCGGACGTCGCGCTCTCTACCAGTTTCGGCAACGCCGGTGTAATCGCGCCGGGCTATGTGACGCCGTGGGCCGCGCCCGGCATGCCGGCCAAGATCTTCAAGTATCTTTTCAAGCCGGCCTCGCCGCTGATCTTCCGCCCTACCCTCGACCCGGCTCAATGGCGCTGGATCATGCGCTGGCTACGCGAATGCGATCTCGAACGCTTTCGCGTCAACAAGCAGCGCATGCAACGCATCGCCTATTACAGCCGGGAGTGTCTGCACGAATTCCGCACCCGTCATCCGTTCGACTATGGCCGCAGCCAGGGCTATCTGCAGTTGTTCCGCAGCGAATACGATGTGGAGCTCGCGCAGCCGGCATTGGCGGTCCTGCGCGACGCGGGCATCGCGTACCGTGAAGTCAGCGCCGCGCAGTGTGTCGAGATCGAACCGGGTCTGCGCTGGGCCCGCCAGACGCCGCTCTCCGGCCTCTATCTCCCCAACGACGAAGCCGGCGATTGCGCCCGCTTCACCCGTGAACTGCGGGCGATCTGCGAGCGCAACGGCGTGCGGTTTCGCTTCGATACCCGCGTGAGTTCGCTCGATATGCGAGGCGGTGCGGTTCACGCGGTCAATCTCGAGAGCGAGCGCGGCAGTGAGACATTACAAGCGGATGCCGTGGTGGTGGCGCTGGGGGTCGACAGCGCGACGTTGCTCGCGCCGCTCGGCGTGAAGGTGCCGCTCTACCCGGTCAAAGGCTACTCGGCAACGCTACCCATCACCGACGAAGAAAAAGCCCCGCTGGCGGCACTCATGGACGAATCGCTGAAAACGGCGATCACGCGTTTTGGCAACAACCTGCGCGTGGCCGGCACCGCGGAGCTTGGCAATCGCCAGATAACCCTGCGCGAGCAGGCCTTGCAGACGCTGATGAAGGTACTCAGCGACTGGTTTCCGCACGCGGCCAATCCGACCTCCGCGCACTTCTGGGTCGGCCGCCGGCCCATGACGCCCGATGGAGCGCCATTGCTCGGCCCGTCCGGCGTGAACAATCTCTGGCTGAACGTCGGACATGGGTCGACGGGTTGGGCGATGTCGATGGGTTCGGGCCGGGTTGTCGCGGATTTGATTACGCAGCACAAGCCGGAGATCGATCTGGACGGGCTCACTTTGAACCGCTACCGGAAATAA
- a CDS encoding glutamate synthase subunit beta, with amino-acid sequence MGKATGFLEFERRHEAYEAPLTRVKHYKEFVAALTDDEAKIQGARCMDCGIPFCNNGCPVNNIIPDFNDLVFHQDWKNAIEVLHSTNNFPEFTGRICPAPCEAACTLGINDDAVGIKSIEHAIIDKAWAEGWVAPLPPKHKTGKKVAVVGSGPAGLAVAQQLARAGHDVTVFEKNDRIGGLLRYGIPDFKLEKWLIDRRMRQMEAEGVTFRANVFVGKADSLPAHIGNTAKETITPAELKEQFDAVVIAGGSETPRDLPVPGRELEGIHYAMEFLPQQNKVNAGDKVANQLLAKGKHVVVIGGGDTGSDCVGTSNRHGAKSVTQFELLPQPPEEENKPLVWPYWPIKLRTSSSHDEGCSRDWAVATKRLEGKNGKVEKLIAARVEWKDGKMQEVPNSEFEMKADLVLLAMGFTQPVSPVLEAFGVDKDNRGNVRAATEGDKAYYTSVDKVFTAGDMRRGQSLVVWAIREGRQCARSVDAFLMGHSELPR; translated from the coding sequence ATGGGCAAGGCAACCGGTTTTCTCGAGTTCGAGCGCCGCCACGAGGCGTACGAAGCTCCGCTCACGCGTGTGAAGCACTACAAGGAATTCGTCGCGGCACTGACCGACGACGAAGCCAAGATTCAAGGCGCGCGTTGCATGGACTGCGGCATTCCGTTCTGCAACAACGGCTGCCCGGTGAACAACATCATTCCGGACTTCAACGACCTGGTGTTCCATCAGGACTGGAAGAACGCGATTGAAGTGCTGCACTCCACCAATAACTTCCCCGAGTTCACGGGCCGCATCTGCCCGGCGCCGTGCGAAGCGGCCTGCACGCTCGGTATTAACGACGACGCGGTCGGCATCAAGTCGATCGAACACGCGATCATCGACAAAGCATGGGCCGAAGGTTGGGTCGCACCGCTGCCGCCGAAGCACAAGACCGGCAAGAAGGTCGCCGTGGTCGGATCCGGCCCTGCCGGTTTGGCCGTCGCGCAGCAACTCGCGCGCGCGGGGCACGATGTCACCGTGTTCGAAAAGAACGACCGGATTGGCGGCTTGCTGCGTTACGGCATTCCCGACTTCAAGCTGGAAAAGTGGCTGATCGACCGCCGCATGCGTCAGATGGAAGCTGAAGGCGTGACGTTCCGCGCCAACGTCTTCGTCGGCAAAGCGGATTCGCTGCCGGCGCATATCGGCAACACGGCGAAGGAAACCATCACGCCGGCTGAGCTGAAAGAACAGTTCGACGCCGTGGTGATTGCCGGTGGTTCGGAAACGCCGCGCGATCTGCCGGTGCCGGGCCGCGAGCTGGAAGGCATTCACTACGCAATGGAATTCCTGCCGCAGCAGAACAAGGTCAATGCCGGCGACAAGGTCGCGAACCAGTTGCTCGCCAAGGGCAAGCATGTGGTCGTGATCGGTGGCGGCGATACGGGTTCGGACTGCGTCGGCACGTCGAATCGTCATGGCGCGAAGAGCGTCACGCAATTCGAACTGCTGCCGCAGCCGCCGGAAGAAGAGAACAAACCGCTCGTGTGGCCGTACTGGCCGATCAAGCTGCGCACCTCGTCCTCGCATGACGAAGGCTGCTCGCGTGACTGGGCGGTCGCCACCAAGCGCCTCGAAGGCAAGAACGGCAAGGTCGAAAAGCTGATCGCCGCGCGCGTCGAATGGAAGGACGGCAAGATGCAGGAAGTGCCGAACTCGGAATTCGAAATGAAGGCGGATCTGGTGCTGCTGGCCATGGGCTTCACACAACCGGTGTCGCCGGTGCTTGAGGCGTTCGGCGTCGACAAGGACAACCGCGGCAATGTGCGTGCCGCGACCGAGGGCGACAAGGCGTACTACACGTCGGTGGACAAGGTCTTCACCGCGGGCGATATGCGCCGTGGCCAGTCGCTGGTGGTGTGGGCGATTCGCGAAGGCCGTCAGTGCGCACGTTCGGTCGATGCATTCCTGATGGGGCATTCGGAACTGCCGCGCTAA
- a CDS encoding response regulator, translated as MNPQVLIVDDDPVVRDLLCKFLQTNGFDASVLHDGTHLQRRLERERPSVVVLDIMMPNTDGLRALTALRAAGDDIPVIFVTARGTVADRIVGLSLGADDYLTKPFDPRELLARIHTVLRRRGPSTTSAPEARKPYRFGPFELDFATRSLSRDDAKLPLRDSEFALLKIFVNNPYKVLSRVLIHDLVHRDNLAFRDRSLDVPIWRLRRVIEDDPSNPCYVQTVRGKGYVFVPDADGTPFADEAASSA; from the coding sequence ATGAATCCACAGGTCCTTATCGTCGACGACGATCCGGTCGTACGCGATCTGCTTTGCAAGTTTCTGCAGACGAACGGCTTCGACGCGTCGGTGCTGCACGACGGCACCCATTTGCAACGCCGGCTCGAACGCGAACGGCCGTCGGTCGTCGTGCTCGACATCATGATGCCGAACACCGACGGCTTACGCGCGCTCACCGCACTGCGCGCCGCCGGCGACGACATCCCGGTGATCTTCGTAACGGCGCGCGGCACGGTGGCCGACCGCATCGTCGGGCTATCGCTCGGCGCGGACGACTACCTGACCAAGCCGTTCGACCCTCGTGAGCTGCTCGCGCGCATCCACACGGTGTTACGCCGCCGCGGGCCGTCCACCACGAGTGCGCCGGAAGCCCGCAAGCCGTATCGCTTTGGCCCGTTCGAACTCGACTTCGCCACCCGCTCGCTGTCACGCGACGACGCGAAGCTGCCGCTGCGCGACAGTGAGTTCGCGCTGCTAAAGATTTTCGTCAACAATCCGTACAAGGTGCTGTCGCGCGTGCTGATTCACGATCTCGTGCATCGCGACAACCTCGCGTTCCGCGACCGCAGCCTCGACGTGCCGATCTGGCGCCTGCGCCGCGTGATCGAAGACGATCCGTCCAACCCTTGCTACGTTCAGACGGTGCGCGGCAAAGGCTACGTGTTCGTACCCGACGCCGACGGCACCCCATTCGCCGACGAGGCTGCCTCAAGCGCATGA
- a CDS encoding tyrosine-protein phosphatase, whose protein sequence is MPATAKNCSPFRRPASTPLRADYSRRAFLRSSASALLLSGMGSTLLSACGGGNLDTDQPATPRLASVSNFRDVAGAAAGYPTVDGKQMRRGAFYRANALTLSTADAATLNKLGIASVYDLRTPGEIARTADILPSGARSQALDVLGVNDFVTPTLDTAAAAVAFMEGEARAYVTGAAQRVGYGEILTRLANGAGAQLFHSSAGKDRTGWVAALLLSIANVPLDVIMQDYLLSNVYLAQSIQAQTATLQAQDGDAVATIESPLFNVQENYLQAGFDQVQASYATMASYLTQGLGLSQATIDMLHARLVV, encoded by the coding sequence ATGCCCGCAACCGCAAAAAACTGCTCGCCGTTCCGCCGCCCCGCGAGCACGCCTTTGCGGGCAGATTACTCGCGCCGCGCGTTCCTGAGATCTTCGGCAAGTGCGCTGCTGCTTTCCGGCATGGGGAGCACCCTGCTATCGGCTTGTGGGGGCGGAAATCTGGACACCGATCAACCGGCAACGCCGCGCCTCGCCTCGGTGAGTAACTTTCGCGACGTAGCGGGCGCAGCCGCCGGCTATCCCACTGTCGACGGCAAGCAGATGCGCCGTGGCGCTTTCTATCGTGCGAACGCGTTGACCCTCAGCACTGCCGACGCGGCCACGCTCAACAAACTCGGCATCGCTTCGGTCTACGATCTGCGCACGCCCGGCGAAATCGCGCGCACCGCGGATATCTTGCCGAGCGGCGCGAGATCGCAGGCGCTCGATGTGTTGGGGGTCAACGATTTCGTTACGCCGACGCTCGATACGGCAGCGGCCGCCGTCGCGTTCATGGAGGGTGAGGCGCGCGCCTATGTCACCGGCGCAGCCCAGCGCGTCGGCTACGGCGAGATTCTCACGCGGCTTGCCAATGGCGCCGGCGCGCAACTGTTCCATTCCAGCGCGGGTAAGGATCGTACCGGCTGGGTTGCGGCGCTCCTGCTCAGCATCGCCAACGTGCCGCTCGACGTCATCATGCAGGACTATCTGCTGAGCAACGTCTATCTGGCTCAATCGATCCAGGCGCAGACGGCCACGTTGCAGGCGCAGGATGGCGACGCGGTCGCAACGATCGAGTCGCCGCTCTTCAATGTCCAGGAAAATTATCTGCAAGCGGGGTTCGATCAGGTACAGGCGAGCTACGCCACTATGGCGAGCTATCTGACGCAAGGCCTTGGCCTCTCGCAAGCGACGATCGACATGTTGCACGCCCGCCTCGTCGTGTGA
- a CDS encoding MFS transporter: MPSLQWFTELTQRERRTLYAGFGGYAVDAFDFMIYSFLIPTLIATWGMTKSEAGMIATSSLISSAIGGWLAGILADRYGRVRVLQWTIATFAIFTCLSGFTHSFWQLLTTRTLQGIGFGGEWSVVTIMMAETIRSPQHRAKAVGTVQSSWSFGWAAAAIIYWAFFALLPEQYAWRACFWIGLLPALWIIYIRRNVSDPEIFLETRRARESGFDTSHFLQIFAFPYLKTTILGSVLCTGMLGGYYAITTWLPTYLKTVRHLSVFNTSGYLIVLIVGSFTGYIVGAILCDKIGRRASFVLFAIGSFVLGMVYTMLPITDGMMLALGFPLGIVVQGIFAGVGAYLSELYPNSIRGSGQGFCYNLGRGLGSFFPILVGTLSQTMTLVKAMGIIAGSGYLLVIVAAVCLPETKGKVLGATRPSA; this comes from the coding sequence ATGCCCTCTCTCCAATGGTTCACCGAACTGACACAGCGCGAACGCCGCACCCTCTATGCGGGCTTCGGCGGCTACGCAGTCGACGCCTTTGATTTCATGATCTATTCATTCCTCATTCCGACGCTGATCGCGACATGGGGCATGACCAAAAGCGAAGCCGGCATGATCGCGACCAGTTCGCTGATTTCGTCGGCAATCGGCGGCTGGCTCGCCGGGATTCTCGCCGATCGCTACGGACGCGTGCGGGTCCTCCAGTGGACCATTGCCACCTTCGCGATCTTTACCTGCCTGTCGGGTTTCACCCACTCGTTCTGGCAACTGCTAACCACCCGCACGCTGCAAGGCATTGGTTTTGGCGGTGAATGGTCGGTCGTGACGATCATGATGGCCGAAACCATCCGCTCACCTCAGCATCGCGCGAAAGCCGTGGGCACCGTGCAGAGCAGCTGGTCATTCGGCTGGGCCGCGGCGGCCATCATCTATTGGGCGTTCTTCGCGCTGCTGCCGGAACAGTATGCATGGCGCGCCTGCTTCTGGATCGGCCTGCTGCCCGCGTTGTGGATCATCTACATCCGCCGCAATGTCAGCGATCCGGAAATCTTTCTCGAAACCCGCCGGGCTCGAGAAAGCGGTTTCGACACCTCGCACTTCCTGCAGATCTTCGCCTTCCCTTACCTCAAAACGACCATCCTGGGCAGCGTGCTCTGCACCGGCATGCTCGGCGGCTATTACGCGATCACCACCTGGCTGCCGACCTATCTGAAGACCGTGCGCCATCTGTCAGTCTTCAACACCAGCGGCTATCTGATCGTGCTGATCGTCGGCTCGTTCACCGGCTATATCGTCGGCGCGATTCTGTGCGACAAGATCGGCCGCCGCGCGTCGTTCGTGCTGTTCGCGATCGGCTCGTTCGTGCTCGGCATGGTCTACACGATGCTGCCGATCACCGACGGCATGATGCTCGCCCTCGGTTTCCCGCTGGGCATTGTCGTGCAAGGGATTTTCGCGGGCGTGGGCGCCTACCTGTCGGAGCTTTATCCGAATTCGATCCGCGGCTCGGGGCAAGGCTTCTGCTACAACCTGGGCCGCGGTCTCGGCTCGTTCTTTCCGATCCTGGTCGGTACACTGTCACAAACCATGACGCTGGTGAAGGCGATGGGCATCATCGCCGGGTCGGGCTATCTGCTGGTGATCGTTGCCGCAGTGTGTCTGCCGGAAACCAAGGGCAAAGTGCTCGGCGCGACTCGCCCGAGCGCCTGA